CCGGCGGGTTGAAACCGGGGCTGGCATAGGCCTCCACCGCATGGACCAGCACCGCCATGGCGGCCGCGGCGAGCCGCCGCGGCGGCGTGCGCTCCAGAACGCTCGGGTCGGCGATGATGCAGTCGGGCCGGCCGCACGGTACCGGCCGCCCGTCGGCGGGACGGATCTGCCGGGCGAGGCCGAGATCGAACAGCGAAACCGGCACAGCGATGACGAGCGGCCGTCGGTCCTGCCGGGCGGCGTGATCGGCGGCAAGCCGCGCCTGCCCGACCGCCGCGGCCCCGCCGATCGCCATCAGCGCCGTGCCGCCATGTTGGGCGAGCTCGGCGCAAATCCGTGCCGCGGTGGCGTGGCTCGGCAGGGAGGCGGAGACCGCCACCACGGTCAGCGTCATCCCGTCGAGAGCGTCCCGGACCCGCTTCAGCGCGGCGGCGGCCCCGGGCTCGTCGTCGATGAGGACGAGGGCTCGCGTCAGCGCGCCGGCCTCCTCCGGAAGCGCGTCCTCGATCGCAGCCTCGGCGAAATGGGTCCGCGCCAGATACCCGATCAGCGTCATCGGCGGCACGCCTGCGGGAGGTGACACACGATCCCCGCCCCGCCGCCGGGACGCGGCAGGGTCGAAGTGCCCGCGAAAACGAGCGGCCGGCCCGGCGGGCCGGCCGAAGGGCGGTTCGGGGCGGGATCAGCCGCCGGTGCGCAGCTTGGCGCAATTGACCACATCGCGGGACGGCAGGCCGAGCGCCTTGAACTGTTCCGCCGTCATGCCGAGCGTCTGGGTGACGTTGTCGGCGCGACCGACCATCTTGCTGGTCAGGTTGCCGTCCGGCCCGTCGACGACCTCGGTGAT
This window of the Prosthecodimorpha staleyi genome carries:
- a CDS encoding iron-containing alcohol dehydrogenase, with the protein product MTLIGYLARTHFAEAAIEDALPEEAGALTRALVLIDDEPGAAAALKRVRDALDGMTLTVVAVSASLPSHATAARICAELAQHGGTALMAIGGAAAVGQARLAADHAARQDRRPLVIAVPVSLFDLGLARQIRPADGRPVPCGRPDCIIADPSVLERTPPRRLAAAAMAVLVHAVEAYASPGFNPPADGLALEAVRRMTGWLPTALGVKAGARARAGADGRPAGPREARRELMAAALTAGLAMEKTIGGVDALARPMEAELAGGHWPGEMRAPLLAAVADFNAQAVGERYAALARTFAGSEAEASFNRQIAGFAAAVGMPTRLRDVGIDPGRLDRFAEAAANDPASLANPRRMTATDCRQILEAAW